The following proteins are co-located in the Billgrantia tianxiuensis genome:
- a CDS encoding TSUP family transporter: MTTTALGLSMGEQRLLSMELGALSLGAVVPAIVGMQLGQRLRQRLSETTFRRVFLSGLLAMGVYLLVRSLAG; the protein is encoded by the coding sequence GTGACCACCACGGCGCTGGGCCTCTCCATGGGCGAACAGCGCCTGCTCAGCATGGAGCTGGGGGCGCTCTCACTGGGGGCGGTGGTGCCGGCCATCGTGGGCATGCAGCTCGGCCAGCGGCTGCGTCAACGGCTTTCGGAGACCACCTTTCGGCGGGTATTCCTCAGCGGCCTGCTGGCCATGGGTGTCTATCTACTGGTGCGCTCCCTGGCGGGCTGA
- a CDS encoding sulfite exporter TauE/SafE family protein has translation MSLDPLLLVLVAATFVVAGLVKGVIGMGMPTVSLALLAATVGLPSAMALLLVPTIVTNVWQALVGGYLRQILRRLWPFLVASVVTVWLGVGILARVDVRWLSGLLGVLLAFYALAGLFNLGLAALVSRGRYAAPVNGALTGLLTGMTGSSVFPGVAYLQSLGLPRDMLIQAMGYCSS, from the coding sequence ATGAGCCTGGACCCCTTGCTGCTGGTGCTGGTAGCGGCGACCTTCGTCGTCGCCGGCCTGGTCAAGGGCGTGATCGGCATGGGCATGCCCACGGTCTCGCTGGCCCTGCTCGCGGCTACGGTGGGGCTACCGTCGGCCATGGCGCTGCTATTGGTGCCTACCATCGTCACCAATGTGTGGCAGGCGCTGGTCGGCGGTTACCTGCGCCAGATCCTGCGCCGGCTGTGGCCCTTCCTGGTGGCCTCGGTGGTGACCGTGTGGCTGGGGGTCGGCATCCTGGCCAGGGTCGACGTGCGCTGGCTTTCCGGCCTGCTGGGTGTACTGCTTGCCTTCTATGCCCTCGCCGGGTTGTTCAACCTTGGCCTTGCTGCGCTGGTCAGCCGCGGCCGCTACGCCGCGCCGGTCAATGGTGCCTTGACTGGACTGCTGACCGGCATGACCGGCTCTTCGGTATTTCCCGGCGTAGCCTACCTGCAGTCCCTCGGGTTGCCGCGGGACATGCTGATCCAGGCCATGGGGTACTGTTCGTCGTGA